The following are encoded in a window of Staphylospora marina genomic DNA:
- a CDS encoding MBL fold metallo-hydrolase, translating into MLNRFDDIVQVALPLPFALKIINAWLIRGDRGYTVIDTGLHTEEDLATWEEVRKEIGFDWNEVEKIVLTHYHPDHYGLAGTLQQMTGAPVYMSALDWEQAQMFLGRESDMPELMADFFSKHGLEEEWASKIPGHLRSFHRWVEPHPTVRFLEAGDTVRLGNREYEVLHTPGHADGHLSFFDRERGWLIGGDFLLPKISPNISLWPRCNPDPLSTYLETLEKMKHLPVKKVFPSHGPVFDHYLERIEELKDHHARRLRMMDDIVRERGAVHAYDVCRSVFGAELSVHNLRFALSETLAHLEYLRRQGELDTREEDGVIHYTKR; encoded by the coding sequence ATGCTGAACCGTTTTGACGACATCGTGCAGGTGGCGCTTCCCCTGCCGTTTGCCCTCAAGATCATCAACGCGTGGCTGATTCGCGGCGATCGGGGGTATACCGTCATCGACACCGGGTTGCACACCGAAGAGGATCTGGCAACCTGGGAAGAGGTGCGGAAGGAAATCGGCTTTGACTGGAATGAAGTGGAGAAAATCGTGCTGACCCATTATCATCCGGATCACTACGGGTTGGCGGGCACCCTGCAGCAAATGACCGGCGCTCCCGTATACATGTCCGCGCTGGATTGGGAGCAGGCGCAGATGTTCCTCGGCCGGGAAAGCGACATGCCGGAGCTGATGGCCGACTTTTTCAGCAAACATGGTCTGGAAGAGGAATGGGCATCGAAAATCCCCGGTCACCTGAGGAGCTTCCATCGATGGGTGGAACCGCATCCCACGGTCCGATTTCTGGAAGCGGGAGACACCGTCCGGCTGGGGAACCGGGAGTATGAAGTGCTGCATACACCGGGTCATGCCGACGGACATCTGTCCTTTTTTGACCGGGAGCGCGGCTGGTTGATCGGCGGGGATTTCCTGTTGCCCAAGATTTCCCCCAACATCAGCCTGTGGCCCCGCTGCAATCCGGACCCGCTGTCCACGTATCTGGAAACCCTGGAAAAGATGAAGCATCTCCCCGTCAAAAAGGTGTTTCCGTCTCATGGACCGGTGTTCGATCACTATCTGGAACGGATTGAGGAGCTGAAAGATCATCATGCCCGAAGATTGCGGATGATGGACGACATCGTCCGGGAGCGGGGAGCGGTTCACGCTTATGACGTTTGCCGAAGCGTGTTCGGTGCGGAGCTTTCCGTTCACAATCTCCGGTTTGCCTTGTCGGAGACGTTGGCTCATCTGGAATATCTGCGGCGTCAGGGAGAACTGGACACCAGGGAAGAAGACGGTGTCATTCATTACACGAAACGTTGA
- a CDS encoding DUF3899 domain-containing protein, whose product MTKAAFVRFSAVFACSMLSALALSPFQTHGLTDSFFLVGMLELCVASFLIVLNGGFFNRFARAFRKLNRIRTDWSQTEEPKDPDVIRARIQSRKNWSVMLAISGLVLILFSLLFLPG is encoded by the coding sequence ATGACCAAAGCCGCTTTTGTCCGTTTTTCCGCCGTGTTCGCCTGCAGCATGTTGTCCGCGCTTGCACTCAGCCCGTTTCAAACGCACGGCCTGACCGATTCCTTCTTTTTGGTCGGCATGTTGGAGCTTTGTGTGGCATCTTTTCTCATCGTGCTCAACGGAGGTTTTTTCAACCGGTTCGCCCGGGCATTCCGCAAATTGAACCGAATCCGCACGGATTGGTCCCAAACCGAAGAACCGAAAGATCCCGATGTGATCCGGGCGCGGATCCAAAGCCGGAAAAACTGGTCGGTCATGCTGGCAATCAGCGGTCTGGTTCTGATTCTTTTTTCCCTTCTCTTCCTTCCGGGTTGA
- a CDS encoding ferritin-like domain-containing protein, with protein MQLTDKDLHYLSDALSWELLAMKKCRHYAQECQDPQVAQLIDRIGQMHQNHYEQLLSMIQSASGTGTGFTIPSGNMPQ; from the coding sequence GTGCAACTGACGGACAAGGATCTCCATTATCTTTCGGACGCGCTTTCCTGGGAACTTCTGGCCATGAAGAAATGCCGACACTATGCCCAGGAGTGCCAGGATCCCCAAGTGGCCCAACTGATCGACCGGATCGGTCAAATGCATCAGAACCATTATGAACAGTTGCTCTCGATGATCCAGTCGGCATCCGGGACGGGAACGGGATTCACCATTCCTTCCGGAAACATGCCCCAATAA
- a CDS encoding helix-turn-helix transcriptional regulator, protein MQEAGSTRKQIMLMLKTDGPMTVSEIAQKLGVTEMAVRRHVGTLERDGLVRSKLLRQSMGRPTSQYYLTEKSEDHFPKSYSSFTLEILEELEDSSGTGMIDRLFRSREKRLTEQHRAMFESGDLREKVKKLAELQDSKGYMVEWEELPDGRFRLVEYNCPIARVANRYNQACQCEINWFRNLLDADVERTECKANGGRNCVYDIRPRKSS, encoded by the coding sequence ATGCAGGAAGCCGGATCGACCCGGAAACAGATCATGTTGATGTTGAAAACGGACGGACCGATGACGGTGAGTGAAATCGCCCAAAAGCTGGGCGTGACCGAAATGGCCGTGAGAAGACACGTGGGAACGCTGGAACGGGACGGCCTGGTTCGTTCCAAGTTGCTGCGGCAATCGATGGGGCGGCCGACCAGCCAATATTACCTGACGGAAAAATCCGAAGACCACTTTCCGAAGAGCTACTCCAGCTTCACTCTCGAGATTCTGGAGGAGTTGGAGGATTCAAGCGGAACCGGGATGATCGACCGTCTGTTCCGGAGCCGGGAAAAACGATTGACCGAACAACATCGGGCCATGTTTGAGTCGGGGGACTTGCGCGAAAAGGTGAAAAAGCTCGCCGAGCTCCAGGATTCCAAAGGATACATGGTGGAATGGGAAGAGCTTCCCGACGGCCGGTTCCGGCTGGTGGAGTACAACTGCCCGATTGCCCGGGTGGCCAATCGTTACAACCAGGCTTGCCAGTGCGAGATCAACTGGTTTCGGAATCTCTTGGACGCGGACGTGGAGCGCACCGAATGCAAAGCCAACGGAGGACGCAATTGCGTGTATGACATCCGGCCGCGAAAGAGCTCCTGA
- a CDS encoding YhcN/YlaJ family sporulation lipoprotein: protein MQGKKTMGLLLAAALLFLSPACSPRDKQQGMNGTYEPLYREHHNDTRYGAVRNDSINGMESAYGGGQNEIGYFRYRPENYITKNGRNAGPDVFIDRPLLARHIAQLVTVLPNVTQATALVTDDHVFLGIRTKNGKMDRKTVDAAKRTAESVTPRYFKVHVTTDRTLEERINEVGMRLRGNSDVEGVRGDLEQLIRQMGDETPPGLNESQFPTQFREVNPRQK from the coding sequence GTGCAAGGGAAGAAAACGATGGGACTGCTCTTGGCCGCCGCGCTTCTGTTCCTGTCCCCCGCCTGTTCCCCGAGGGACAAACAGCAGGGAATGAACGGAACGTACGAGCCTCTTTACCGCGAGCACCACAATGACACGCGGTACGGAGCCGTCCGGAACGATTCGATCAACGGAATGGAATCGGCGTACGGCGGCGGGCAGAATGAAATCGGTTATTTCCGTTACCGTCCGGAAAACTACATCACCAAAAACGGCCGAAACGCCGGACCGGACGTGTTCATCGACCGGCCTCTTCTGGCGCGTCACATCGCGCAGTTGGTGACCGTGCTTCCGAACGTCACCCAAGCAACCGCTCTTGTCACGGATGATCATGTTTTCCTGGGCATCCGGACGAAAAACGGAAAGATGGACCGCAAAACGGTGGATGCGGCCAAGCGGACGGCCGAAAGCGTGACGCCCCGCTACTTCAAAGTGCATGTCACCACGGATCGCACGCTGGAAGAGCGGATCAACGAGGTCGGCATGAGGCTCCGCGGCAACTCCGATGTGGAAGGAGTGCGGGGAGATCTGGAACAATTGATTCGACAGATGGGAGACGAAACCCCTCCCGGCCTGAACGAATCACAATTTCCGACTCAGTTCCGCGAAGTCAATCCCCGGCAGAAATGA
- a CDS encoding MerR family transcriptional regulator, with amino-acid sequence MSHEAWITTREAAERMNVHVRTVRKWIDAFEEYIRPELNERGHYVLSEASMMKLAEIKKRLQEHGKSMRQVRDELLREGKLRQAPAPESRAASRDDQQINHLMDSIEQVGELVEELFERMERMENHMFTLFDSFEVMERKLTEVQEGSPSSVELHHMFDEIRKKQDQLRMELRNVTFTQRLTAAASEQGLLPRRRKRTRFLGIF; translated from the coding sequence ATGAGCCACGAGGCGTGGATCACGACACGGGAAGCCGCAGAACGGATGAACGTTCACGTCCGAACCGTCCGAAAATGGATCGATGCGTTCGAAGAATATATTCGTCCGGAATTGAACGAGCGGGGGCATTACGTCCTGTCGGAAGCCAGCATGATGAAACTGGCCGAAATCAAAAAACGTCTTCAGGAGCACGGAAAATCGATGCGTCAGGTCAGGGACGAGCTGCTTCGTGAAGGAAAGCTCAGGCAAGCTCCGGCACCGGAATCCCGTGCCGCTTCCCGTGACGATCAGCAGATCAACCATCTGATGGACTCGATCGAACAAGTCGGGGAGCTGGTGGAAGAATTGTTTGAACGGATGGAACGGATGGAAAATCATATGTTCACGTTGTTTGATTCCTTTGAAGTGATGGAGAGAAAACTGACGGAGGTGCAGGAAGGCTCTCCCTCGTCGGTGGAATTGCATCACATGTTCGACGAAATCCGCAAAAAGCAGGACCAGTTGCGCATGGAGCTGAGAAACGTCACCTTCACCCAACGGCTGACGGCCGCCGCTTCGGAACAGGGGCTCCTTCCCCGCAGACGGAAACGGACGAGGTTTCTCGGAATTTTTTAG
- a CDS encoding spore coat protein, with translation MQQQPFGQGQTGAQVSTGLPQVKGPEMNDRDRINDVLAMEKYICDGYNHATTEASNDTLFRTQMNLLNEVFQAHRDCFNLMHQKGWYKLEAASPQQVSQKARQFADYRTQFPY, from the coding sequence ATGCAACAACAACCGTTTGGCCAAGGTCAGACCGGAGCCCAGGTTTCCACCGGATTGCCCCAGGTCAAGGGTCCGGAAATGAATGACCGGGACCGGATCAATGATGTGCTTGCGATGGAAAAATACATCTGTGACGGGTACAACCACGCCACCACCGAAGCGAGCAACGACACGTTGTTCCGCACGCAGATGAATCTTTTGAACGAAGTGTTCCAGGCTCACCGGGACTGCTTCAATCTGATGCACCAAAAAGGCTGGTACAAGCTGGAGGCGGCATCTCCCCAACAAGTGAGCCAAAAAGCCCGACAATTCGCCGATTATCGCACCCAATTTCCGTATTGA
- a CDS encoding YutD family protein, translating to MEKIQIQGLEYRLISNYREAWNPDVFRRRYCDILNKYDYIVGDWGYGQLRLKGFFEDHRARSTIDTRISFLQEYLNEFCNFNCPYFVLKRVGPQKNTRSQSAGNG from the coding sequence ATGGAGAAAATTCAAATACAGGGATTGGAATACCGACTCATTTCCAACTACCGCGAAGCCTGGAATCCGGACGTGTTTCGGCGCAGATACTGCGACATTTTGAACAAATACGATTACATCGTGGGGGATTGGGGGTATGGTCAACTTCGCTTGAAGGGGTTTTTTGAGGACCATCGCGCCCGCTCCACCATCGACACGAGGATCAGTTTTCTGCAGGAATATCTCAATGAATTTTGCAACTTCAACTGCCCGTACTTTGTTCTGAAGCGTGTCGGTCCGCAAAAAAACACCCGGTCCCAAAGCGCGGGGAACGGGTGA
- a CDS encoding SDR family oxidoreductase produces the protein MAAELLAERGFRIAVCARNKSGDPSWPDGLRAAGVEAEFVQGDVSLPDEAVRVVEETVRRFGRVDVLVHAVGPFIRERKWFVEHTVDEIREMVQGNLLSAMWMAGAVLPGMRKQKWGRIIFFGFGRAGEAPAWPDRSVYAAAKTGLVSFTKTLAVEEAPFGITVNMICPGDIVDEKKEMRIEEVLHLPDAETPRGRPGSGEDAARVIAFLADERSDFLTGNLIQVTGGLDVIHPVSKRGSR, from the coding sequence ATGGCCGCCGAATTGCTTGCCGAACGGGGTTTCCGGATCGCGGTGTGCGCCAGAAACAAATCCGGGGATCCTTCTTGGCCGGATGGGCTGCGGGCTGCAGGGGTGGAGGCGGAGTTTGTTCAAGGCGATGTGTCCCTGCCGGATGAAGCCGTCCGTGTCGTGGAAGAGACCGTTCGCCGTTTCGGCAGGGTGGACGTCCTCGTCCATGCCGTAGGCCCCTTCATCCGGGAGCGGAAATGGTTTGTGGAACACACCGTTGACGAAATCCGGGAAATGGTGCAAGGGAATCTGCTGAGTGCCATGTGGATGGCCGGTGCGGTGTTGCCGGGCATGCGGAAGCAAAAATGGGGACGCATCATTTTCTTCGGATTCGGCAGGGCGGGTGAAGCTCCCGCCTGGCCGGACCGGTCCGTGTACGCGGCCGCCAAGACGGGGCTGGTCTCTTTCACCAAGACCCTGGCGGTGGAGGAAGCTCCGTTCGGGATCACGGTCAACATGATCTGCCCTGGAGACATCGTCGATGAAAAAAAAGAGATGCGCATAGAAGAAGTGCTGCACCTTCCGGATGCCGAAACCCCCCGGGGCCGACCGGGATCCGGGGAAGACGCGGCCAGGGTGATCGCGTTTCTGGCCGATGAACGGTCCGATTTTCTGACGGGCAACCTGATCCAGGTGACCGGAGGGCTTGATGTGATTCATCCGGTTTCCAAAAGGGGCTCCCGCTGA
- a CDS encoding DUF1450 domain-containing protein: protein MSAPEIRFCLSNWRNGSHRLWDLLASKSREPNIRLEPCLGYCSSCIKGSFALLGKVKIEAETPKELAERILANPGFINPEGREGKKESEPDR, encoded by the coding sequence ATGTCCGCACCGGAGATCCGCTTCTGTCTGTCGAATTGGAGAAACGGATCCCACAGATTGTGGGATCTGCTCGCTTCCAAGTCGCGGGAACCGAACATCCGCCTGGAACCTTGCCTCGGGTATTGTTCGTCCTGTATCAAAGGTTCGTTCGCACTCCTGGGAAAAGTGAAGATCGAGGCGGAGACCCCCAAGGAACTGGCCGAACGGATTCTTGCGAATCCCGGGTTCATCAACCCGGAAGGAAGAGAAGGGAAAAAAGAATCAGAACCAGACCGCTGA
- a CDS encoding FadR/GntR family transcriptional regulator produces the protein MQFKQIHRKKIYEEVADQIRQLILDRKLKPGDRLASVIELAEHFRVGRSAVREALSALQAMGYIEMRQGEGTFVRHFDVDSITHPLSPVVLLKGEEIRQLLEVRRIMESSSAELAAYRRTPEDLQTMSEALERMKEGMDGAEEIGEKADLDFHMAVAEATHNRMLSHFMKTLSSAMRETMKESRKIWLYGERATAELLYKEHESIYQAIRDGDGAEARKRMCGHIAKVEEFLQELLNSQKDLK, from the coding sequence ATGCAGTTCAAACAAATCCATCGCAAGAAAATTTACGAAGAAGTGGCCGATCAAATCCGGCAACTGATTCTGGACAGAAAGTTGAAGCCGGGTGACAGACTTGCCTCCGTCATCGAGCTGGCCGAGCACTTTCGGGTGGGCCGGTCGGCGGTGCGTGAAGCACTGTCTGCATTGCAGGCCATGGGATACATTGAAATGCGTCAGGGAGAAGGGACCTTTGTCCGTCATTTCGACGTGGATTCCATCACACATCCGCTGAGTCCCGTCGTGCTCCTCAAAGGGGAGGAAATCCGGCAATTGTTGGAAGTGAGACGGATCATGGAAAGCTCCTCCGCGGAACTGGCCGCATACCGGAGAACTCCCGAAGATCTTCAAACCATGAGCGAAGCGCTGGAAAGAATGAAAGAAGGAATGGACGGAGCCGAGGAGATCGGAGAAAAGGCGGACCTGGATTTCCACATGGCCGTGGCCGAAGCCACGCACAACCGCATGCTGAGTCACTTCATGAAAACGCTCTCAAGCGCCATGCGGGAAACCATGAAGGAGAGCCGGAAAATCTGGCTGTATGGCGAACGGGCGACGGCGGAGCTCCTGTACAAGGAACATGAGTCGATCTATCAGGCCATCCGGGACGGGGACGGGGCCGAAGCCCGAAAGCGGATGTGCGGTCACATCGCCAAAGTGGAAGAATTTCTGCAGGAGCTCCTGAACAGTCAAAAAGATTTGAAATGA
- a CDS encoding DUF3055 domain-containing protein: MSGDFMFLYDETENTKTRYVSFAGEEGRYDLAIITTDRFYGKALVLDLQSNRFAIIGTDDLDEPGYLEHVYRLPEPAADELRQFLHTLF; encoded by the coding sequence ATGTCCGGAGATTTCATGTTTTTGTATGACGAAACGGAAAACACCAAAACACGGTATGTGAGTTTTGCCGGCGAAGAAGGACGATATGATCTCGCCATCATCACCACCGACCGGTTTTACGGAAAAGCCCTGGTGCTTGACCTTCAATCCAATCGGTTTGCCATTATCGGTACGGATGATTTGGATGAACCGGGATATCTGGAACACGTGTATCGGCTTCCCGAACCTGCCGCGGACGAATTGCGGCAATTTTTGCATACCCTGTTTTGA
- a CDS encoding phosphotransferase, translated as MVYEVAEKLERLTGEYSLSTLIEHHTGMIVKDARPTGGVLKLKTDHGSFALKRIRPGEKNRWKLLDQFARHLEETSSGDVRIQAPIPMRSGKLWFEGTRYSYVLLPWIEGKTVRLDRVEEWKDASRELARLHVRSSGFEPALSDDRLQISGHWQKKWEQDHEQMHILRLAAKWTSNPSETDRAWMEIARYSMGIMENLFRYYEKIGGDSTVRRYLTHGNVCHGRLHRKNILRDSRGDVRFIDWNEISLDAPHADLAAWLSYAYGRTGSLRVMSEILKGYGEERPLAEEEYALLYARMLYPESLVRMLKNVYLGESADSDGSAVRVSAASRLEQNKGELLSAFADLVRHEFHVTVPEIDWMRTSVSRQI; from the coding sequence ATGGTGTACGAAGTGGCGGAAAAACTGGAAAGACTCACCGGGGAATACAGCTTGTCCACGTTGATCGAACATCACACGGGAATGATCGTCAAGGATGCCCGGCCGACGGGAGGCGTGCTCAAACTGAAGACCGATCACGGTTCCTTCGCTTTGAAACGCATCCGGCCGGGGGAGAAAAACCGGTGGAAGCTGCTGGATCAATTCGCCCGACATCTGGAAGAAACGTCCTCCGGGGACGTGCGGATTCAAGCGCCGATCCCCATGAGGTCGGGCAAGCTTTGGTTTGAAGGAACACGCTATTCCTATGTGCTTTTGCCATGGATCGAGGGAAAGACCGTGCGTCTGGACCGTGTGGAGGAATGGAAAGACGCTTCGAGGGAATTGGCTCGTCTTCACGTCCGTTCGTCCGGGTTTGAACCGGCACTTTCGGACGACCGATTGCAAATCTCGGGTCACTGGCAAAAGAAATGGGAACAGGATCACGAGCAAATGCACATTCTCCGGCTGGCAGCCAAATGGACGTCCAACCCGTCGGAAACGGACCGGGCATGGATGGAAATCGCCCGTTATTCGATGGGGATCATGGAAAATCTGTTCCGGTACTACGAGAAGATCGGGGGCGATTCCACGGTCCGCAGGTATTTGACGCACGGCAACGTCTGTCACGGGCGCCTTCACCGGAAAAACATCCTTCGGGATTCACGGGGAGACGTCCGGTTCATTGACTGGAACGAAATCAGCCTCGACGCCCCGCATGCCGATTTGGCCGCGTGGTTGTCTTATGCTTACGGGCGAACGGGCAGTCTTCGCGTGATGTCGGAAATTTTGAAGGGATACGGTGAAGAAAGACCCTTGGCCGAAGAGGAATATGCATTGCTCTACGCCCGCATGTTGTATCCTGAGAGCTTGGTGAGAATGCTGAAAAACGTGTACCTGGGAGAAAGTGCCGATTCGGACGGGTCGGCGGTGCGGGTAAGCGCCGCCTCACGGCTCGAGCAAAACAAAGGCGAACTGCTTTCGGCTTTCGCCGATCTGGTCAGGCACGAGTTCCATGTGACGGTTCCGGAGATCGATTGGATGCGCACATCGGTGTCCCGGCAGATTTGA
- a CDS encoding DUF4349 domain-containing protein, whose translation MQKRSMLFLMISLISLSLWGCGPGPTATDNATTMVEERAVRSGEAPSVPSKLSGPATDGGTGQALDKASEVRKQMIYTANLRLTVKNYKQVLTEMEQIATDHGAYLVGSSESRTSDRIELRRTYRVPAADFSRTVSELGKLSDAAPPQTQIQGTDVSEEMVDLESRLKAKQAAESRLLSMMQKANDPKSLLEISRELDRIQSEIEQLKGRIRYLSHHVSYSTLNVTIVQPVVSPISEDRSLPSQMADAFKNGAAQIGTFLEQLLIVLAGITPVLLVAGIPVVIFLLIRKRRKKQDPPTT comes from the coding sequence GTGCAGAAGCGTTCGATGCTGTTTCTGATGATTTCGCTGATCAGTCTGTCCCTGTGGGGATGCGGTCCCGGTCCGACCGCCACCGACAATGCGACAACCATGGTCGAAGAGAGAGCCGTCCGCTCGGGAGAGGCACCGTCGGTTCCCTCCAAACTCTCCGGGCCGGCCACCGACGGGGGTACCGGTCAAGCCCTCGACAAAGCTTCCGAGGTGCGGAAGCAAATGATTTATACGGCCAATCTTCGCCTTACAGTCAAAAATTATAAGCAAGTTCTGACCGAAATGGAACAAATCGCGACCGATCACGGCGCGTACCTGGTCGGCAGCTCGGAATCGAGAACCTCCGACAGAATCGAACTCAGAAGAACGTATCGCGTGCCGGCCGCCGATTTTTCCCGAACGGTGAGTGAACTGGGGAAATTGAGCGATGCGGCTCCCCCGCAAACGCAAATACAGGGAACCGATGTCTCCGAGGAAATGGTCGATCTGGAGTCCAGACTGAAGGCCAAGCAGGCGGCCGAATCCAGGCTGCTGTCCATGATGCAGAAGGCCAATGATCCCAAATCGCTGCTGGAGATTTCCCGGGAACTGGACCGGATCCAGTCGGAAATTGAACAATTGAAGGGACGGATCCGCTATCTGTCGCACCATGTCAGCTATTCCACCCTGAATGTCACCATCGTTCAACCGGTGGTCTCCCCGATCTCGGAAGACCGGTCTCTCCCCTCGCAAATGGCGGACGCCTTCAAAAACGGCGCGGCCCAAATCGGCACGTTCCTGGAGCAATTGCTGATCGTCCTCGCCGGCATCACGCCCGTGCTTCTGGTCGCGGGCATTCCCGTGGTCATCTTTCTCCTGATCCGGAAACGCCGCAAGAAACAGGATCCACCCACCACGTAA
- a CDS encoding TIGR01457 family HAD-type hydrolase produces MKSYRGVFLDLDGTLFKGNEVIPGAVEFVNRLEDEGIPFLYLTNNSSRTPEQVAEKLRGFGYPAEPEQVVTTALAAAAWLKEEMNSPAVYVIGEEGLIRAVEEAGCRIVDEDPEAVVVGLDRQFTYEKMKKACLAIRAGARFIGTNADRALPTEEGFLPGSGSLSMAIAASTGVSPFFIGKPEAVIMRYALKTLGTKAEETLVVGDNLDTDILAGIRGGMDTLLVLTGVSTEEDLEKTDIRPTYVVRQLADWSLQQI; encoded by the coding sequence ATGAAATCGTATCGTGGCGTTTTTCTGGATTTGGACGGAACATTGTTCAAGGGAAACGAGGTGATCCCCGGGGCCGTGGAATTCGTGAACAGGCTTGAAGATGAGGGAATCCCGTTTCTCTACCTGACCAACAATTCTTCCCGCACGCCGGAACAGGTGGCCGAAAAGCTTCGGGGGTTCGGTTATCCCGCGGAACCGGAACAGGTGGTTACCACCGCATTGGCGGCGGCCGCTTGGCTGAAAGAAGAAATGAACTCGCCGGCGGTGTACGTCATCGGCGAAGAAGGGCTGATCCGTGCGGTGGAGGAAGCCGGATGCCGGATTGTGGATGAAGATCCGGAAGCGGTGGTGGTCGGGTTGGATCGCCAATTCACTTACGAAAAAATGAAAAAAGCCTGTCTGGCCATTCGCGCGGGCGCGAGGTTCATCGGGACCAATGCAGACCGGGCGCTTCCCACCGAAGAAGGATTTCTTCCCGGAAGCGGCTCCCTTTCCATGGCCATTGCCGCCAGCACCGGCGTATCGCCGTTTTTCATCGGCAAACCGGAGGCGGTGATCATGCGATACGCTTTGAAAACATTGGGGACAAAGGCCGAAGAAACATTGGTCGTCGGAGACAATCTGGACACCGATATCCTGGCGGGAATCCGCGGGGGCATGGACACGCTGCTGGTGCTGACCGGCGTGAGCACGGAAGAGGATCTGGAAAAGACCGACATCCGGCCCACATACGTGGTGCGGCAACTTGCCGATTGGAGTCTGCAGCAAATTTGA
- a CDS encoding class I SAM-dependent methyltransferase yields the protein MPQWFEKSFGEDYLLVYKHRTRQNASREVDKIVEWLELSGQDLILDLCCGMGRHSIELAKHGYKVVGLDLSRTLLARAVEESRDLPIPFIHGDMRSLPFVDETFDAVINMFTSFGYFDRDEDNLKVLAEIGRVLKPRGRFLIDFLNRDSVVSGLIPVSEREVDGAYIREERHIEGDFVHKSILVRDSDGERKYEERVKMYTADRMMDMLKGSGLVIDKIYGDFQGGPHTPESNRMIFTGWVEK from the coding sequence ATGCCGCAATGGTTTGAAAAAAGTTTCGGGGAAGATTATCTCCTCGTTTACAAACATCGCACAAGGCAAAATGCTTCCCGGGAAGTTGACAAAATCGTCGAATGGTTGGAGCTGTCGGGGCAGGACCTGATTCTGGACCTGTGCTGCGGGATGGGAAGGCATTCGATTGAGCTGGCGAAACACGGATACAAAGTGGTCGGCCTGGATCTCTCCCGCACGTTGCTTGCCCGCGCGGTGGAGGAGTCGCGCGATCTGCCGATTCCGTTCATTCACGGAGACATGCGAAGCCTTCCGTTCGTGGATGAAACATTCGATGCCGTCATCAACATGTTCACCTCGTTCGGTTATTTTGACCGGGATGAGGACAACCTGAAAGTCCTGGCCGAAATCGGGCGGGTATTGAAGCCGCGCGGCCGGTTCCTGATCGATTTTTTGAACAGGGACTCCGTCGTCTCCGGCTTGATTCCCGTCAGCGAACGGGAAGTGGATGGAGCATACATCCGGGAAGAACGGCACATTGAAGGAGATTTTGTCCACAAATCGATTCTCGTCCGGGATTCGGACGGAGAACGGAAATACGAAGAACGGGTCAAAATGTACACCGCCGATCGGATGATGGACATGCTGAAAGGATCGGGACTCGTCATCGACAAGATCTACGGGGATTTTCAGGGGGGACCGCACACTCCCGAGAGCAACCGGATGATTTTTACGGGTTGGGTGGAAAAATGA
- a CDS encoding DUF86 domain-containing protein, with product MIYDVNVTRIAAQLHKLRQCAQVLESVGGEFSGPVEQFALERALHLAVESMIDVGTVMIDGFIMRDPGGYLDIVDILEDERVIDADTSERLRSLVRFRDRLVRSYHELDGEELRPWVGETGLFHSFIDQVSEYLRKELGEELSL from the coding sequence ATGATTTATGACGTAAACGTGACGAGAATCGCGGCACAGCTTCACAAGCTCCGGCAATGCGCGCAAGTGCTGGAGAGCGTGGGAGGAGAGTTTTCCGGTCCCGTGGAGCAATTCGCCCTGGAAAGAGCTCTCCACCTTGCCGTTGAAAGCATGATTGACGTCGGAACCGTGATGATTGACGGCTTCATCATGCGGGATCCAGGCGGATATCTGGATATTGTCGACATTCTGGAGGATGAGCGGGTCATCGATGCCGATACGTCCGAACGACTGCGTTCGCTCGTGAGATTCCGTGACCGGCTCGTTCGTTCCTATCATGAACTGGACGGTGAAGAATTGCGTCCGTGGGTCGGTGAAACCGGACTGTTTCATTCGTTCATCGATCAGGTGAGTGAATATCTCCGGAAGGAATTGGGAGAGGAATTGTCCCTTTGA